Proteins from a single region of Labedella gwakjiensis:
- the groES gene encoding co-chaperone GroES: protein MSVSIKPLEDRIVIQQVEAEQVTASGLVIPDTAKEKPQEGEVIAVGPGRIDDNGNRVPLDISVGDRVLYSKYGGTEVKFGVDEYLVLSARDVLAVVVR from the coding sequence GTGTCGGTCTCCATCAAGCCGCTCGAGGATCGCATCGTCATCCAGCAGGTCGAGGCGGAGCAGGTGACTGCTTCCGGCCTGGTCATCCCGGACACCGCCAAGGAGAAGCCGCAGGAGGGCGAGGTCATCGCCGTCGGCCCCGGCCGCATCGATGACAACGGCAACCGCGTGCCCCTCGACATCTCCGTCGGCGACCGCGTCCTGTACTCCAAGTACGGCGGAACCGAGGTCAAGTTCGGCGTGGACGAGTACCTCGTCCTGTCCGCTCGCGACGTCCTGGCGGTCGTCGTCCGCTGA